The proteins below come from a single Poecilia reticulata strain Guanapo linkage group LG5, Guppy_female_1.0+MT, whole genome shotgun sequence genomic window:
- the soat2 gene encoding sterol O-acyltransferase 2 produces MTSSEASNGMWHRKTKTRQQESKSDPAKSHENEQEDLVEWEKYMKKVKGKVLEQVQDHLRDILDKALTESIEPPAHLKSALNGKTSKKEPSRSQRMDDGKVFLERASLLDDLFEISHIRTIYHMFIAVLLIFCLSTLAVDYIDQGRLVLEFDLLFYAFGKLGTVTWAWLAMFVYTLFVPYFILEFWGSLYHTFPSKLVLTLGAGLIFTTIQTCVLGLFPIYTVVHHQLPPASRFIVILEQIRFLMKTYSFIRETAPVILKNAPKEGKNSRFPTFSSYLYFLFCPTLIYREFYPRNRQIRWKYVAVTLGKIFGCLFYGYFILVRLCIPVFRPAETNQPFSKRTMVLAVFHSILPGIMLLLLCFFAFLHCWLNLFGELLRFADRMFYKDWWNSTSFANYYRTWNVVVHDWLYYYGYRDFLWLSNRRFRAAAMLSVFIVSAVVHEYALAMGFGFFYPVMFCLFAVFGVAFNFTMTDKRQSPVFNVIMWACLFLGQGVQVCLYCQEWYAQIHCPPAGDSLWELLMPRSWSCSYQT; encoded by the exons atgACTTCTTCGGAAGCTTCCAATGGAATGTGGCATCGGAAAACCAAGACTCGTCAGCAAGAGTCCAAGTCTGATCCCG CCAAGAGTCATGAAAATGAGCAGGAAGACCTGGTTGAGTGGGAAAAATACATGAAG AAAGTAAAAGGGAAAGTTTTAGAGCAGGTCCAGGATCATCTCAGAGATATTCTTGACAAAGCTCTGACTGAGTCTATCGAGCCTCCTGCCCACCTTAAATCTGCACTGAATGGGAAAACGTCAAAGAAAGAGCCATCCAG ATCTCAAAGGATGGATGATGGCAAAGTGTTTTTGGAGCGAGCATCTCTGTTGGA tGACCTGTTTGAGATCAGCCACATTAGGACCATCTACCACATGTTTATTGCTGTTCTCCTCATCTTCTGTTTGAGCACGTTGGCTGTTGACTACATTGACCAGGGCAG GTTGGTTTTGGAGTTTGACCTGCTGTTCTACGCCTTTGGGAAACTGGGGACGGTCACCTGGGCTTGGCttgccatgtttgtttacaccCTCTTTGTTCCTTACTTCATCCTGGAGTTTTGGGGCTCTTTGTACCACACATTCCCCTCCAAGTTGGTGCTCACTCTGGGTGCAGGGTTGATCTTTACAACCATACAGACCTGCGTGCTTGGACTGTTCCCAATCTACACGGTTGTGCATCACCAGCTGCCTCCAGCATCTCGATTTATTGTGATTCTGGAGCAG ATTCGATTCTTGATGAAGACCTACTCATTCATTAGAGAAACGGCCCCTGTTATCCTGAAGAATGCACCAAAGGAAG GAAAAAATTCCAGGTTTCCAACATTTTCCAGCTACTTGTACTTCCTTTTCTGTCCAACACTCATCTACAGGGAATTTTATCCTCG AAATAGACAAATACGTTGGAAATATGTTGCTGTTACTCTTGGCAAG ATTTTTGGATGCCTATTTTATGGGTATTTCATCCTGGTGCGACTTTGTATACCTGTCTTCAGACCAGCTGAGACCAATCAGCCTTTTAGCAAAAGAACAATGGTTCTGGCTGTATTTCACTCCATATTACCAG GAATAATGCTcctcctgctgtgtttctttgcCTTTTTGCACTGCTGGCTCAACCTCTTCGGGGAGCTGCTGCGTTTTGCTGACAGGATGTTCTACAAG GACTGGTGGAACTCTACGTCCTTTGCAAACTATTATCGCACCTGGAACGTAGTGGTTCACGACTGGCTGTACTACTACGGATACAGAGACTTCCTCTGG CTGTCCAACAGGAGATTCAGAGCAGCAGCCATGCTGTCCGTGTTCATCGTCTCTGCAGTTGTCCATGAATATGCTTTGGCCATGGGCTTTGGCTTCTTCTACCCTGTCATGTTCTGTCTCTTTGCAGTTTTTGGAG TGGCTTTCAACTTTACCATGACCGATAAGCGACAGAGCCCCGTGTTCAACGTCATCATGTGGGCGTGTCTCTTCCTGGGTCAGGGTGTCCAGGTGTGTCTGTACTGCCAGGAGTGGTACGCCCAGATACACTGCCCACCAGCAGGG GATAGTTTGTGGGAGCTGCTGATGCCTCGATCCTGGTCCTGCAGCTACCAGACATGA